In Verrucomicrobiia bacterium, the genomic window CCACAAGCTGTGCACCCCGGCGATCACCGAGTACTCATTTTTCCAGAGCACCATCTTCTCTACCTTCATCAAGGGCAGCGATAACGCGATCAGCAGCAGTACGAAGGATAGCAGGATCAGCAACGGTACTTCAATGCGCCGCGGGTATCGATCTCTCAGCGATTGTGGCATTCGTCTCCAAACAAAATATCAAACGGCCTGCCGACGTTACGGTTTTGCCTCGCGGGAAGCGCGCTCACGCATGTCCCGAACGGCGACGATGTATTGGTTCAGACGCTCCACATGGTCGGGGACATGGGCCGTCTTGAACATGGCGCGAACGCGAATCAACAACTCCTCCATCGCGAACGGTTTGCCCAGAAAATCATCCGCTCCCGCTTCCATGCATTCTTCGAGTCGGCCCGCAGCCGTCAGGGAGGTGACAACAATGATCGGGATGTTCCGGGTTTCCCTGCCCGCCCGAATCGCCTTGCAAAACGTCAACCCGTTCAGCTTGGGCATGTCGATGTCGAGTAGGATCAAATCCGGCTTCAACGCCAGCGTCTTCTGGACCGCATCCTTACCGTCGACCGCCGTATAGACCTGCGCGTTTTCGAACACAAGAATGCTTTCCAGCACTTCCCGCATCCCCGCATCGTCTTCGACCACCAGGACTTTTCGTTCGTTCAAGTCGATACCCGTGCTCTCCAGCGCTTATACCGTGTCGCTGTCCCTGAAACAAGTTTTTCAAGCCGAGCGTTGCATCCGCGAAGTGGTGTCGAGTTAGCGGGACGCCCCACATCGGACTGCCGCACGCATGTGAATCCCCGAAACACAGCGACGACCCGATTTGAGTTGCTGACCGAGACATCATGTAGCACATTGGTCTTGGCATGGGATTCCGGCTGGGAAATCGGCACCACGTACTGTGGCTTCGCAGGCCGCCCTTCCACAAACATGTCACACGCATTCCCACAGCACTCCGCTGCGTCATCAGGTACGTTGCCGCAGTCCATCTGCTCCTCTGGTTGTTGGTAACGCCGGCCCACGCTCAGCAACGGCGGACTTTGCCAGGCCACGTGCCGGCGGCAGTGGCGCGATCGCAACCCGTCGA contains:
- a CDS encoding response regulator codes for the protein MNERKVLVVEDDAGMREVLESILVFENAQVYTAVDGKDAVQKTLALKPDLILLDIDMPKLNGLTFCKAIRAGRETRNIPIIVVTSLTAAGRLEECMEAGADDFLGKPFAMEELLIRVRAMFKTAHVPDHVERLNQYIVAVRDMRERASREAKP